The window ATCCCGCCGCTGATCACCACCTATCCCGGTATCGACGCCGCCGATGCCTACCGGATCCAGCTGCTGAACATCGAGCGGCGGACCGCGGCGGGCACGCCGATCGTCGGCCACAAGGTGGGGCTCTCGTCGAAGGCCATGCAGCAGATGATGGGCGTCGACGAGCCGGACTACGGCCACCTGCTCGCCGACATGGCCTGCCGCGAGGACGAGCCGGTCGACACCGGCCGCTACCTGCTCCCGAGGGTCGAACCGGAGGTCGGGTTCATCCTCGGCGACGATCTGCCCGAGGACTGCACCGAGGAGCAGGCGCTCGCGGCGACTGCGGCGATCGCGCCCGCACTCGAACTCATCGACAGCCGCATCGTCGACTGGAAGATCGCGCTCCCCGACACGATCGCCGACAACGCGTCCTCGGCCGGGTTCGTGCTCGGCGCGACTCGGCTCGACCCCCGCACGGTCGACCTCACCGCGCTCCCGGTCCGCCTGCTGCGCAACGACGAGGAAGTGGGCGTCGGCGCGTCCTCAGCCGTGCTGGGCAACCCGCTGGTCGCGGTCGCCTGGCTGGCCCGCACCGTCGCGCGGTTCGGGGTCCGCCTGCGCGCCGGGCACGTGGTGCTGCCCGGGTCCTGCACCCGGGCGGTCGACGCCCGTCCCGGCGACGTGTTCCGCGCCGAGTTCGGGGAGCTCGGCGCGGTGCATCTCACGTTCGAACGTGCCCTTCAGCGAACCAGCCCTACCCAGCGAGGTGGCGTGTGAGTACCGCACGAGCGGCGATCGTCGGTTCCGGGAACATCGGCACCGACCTGATGTACAA is drawn from Cryptosporangium aurantiacum and contains these coding sequences:
- a CDS encoding 2-keto-4-pentenoate hydratase, which translates into the protein MLDPSDLASAADVLRAAERDRVPIPPLITTYPGIDAADAYRIQLLNIERRTAAGTPIVGHKVGLSSKAMQQMMGVDEPDYGHLLADMACREDEPVDTGRYLLPRVEPEVGFILGDDLPEDCTEEQALAATAAIAPALELIDSRIVDWKIALPDTIADNASSAGFVLGATRLDPRTVDLTALPVRLLRNDEEVGVGASSAVLGNPLVAVAWLARTVARFGVRLRAGHVVLPGSCTRAVDARPGDVFRAEFGELGAVHLTFERALQRTSPTQRGGV